The Leguminivora glycinivorella isolate SPB_JAAS2020 chromosome 1, LegGlyc_1.1, whole genome shotgun sequence genome includes a region encoding these proteins:
- the LOC125227262 gene encoding uncharacterized protein LOC125227262, whose amino-acid sequence MSGQRANRSMLHYWLLVSWFGSASLQYINVGPTPDTLLAPGLSNLNAHIPYVNYYSLSPQGDFNVQNDPIDNADAFNRFYPSGDYPPADRKRRTINEESRNWLPNLLDSQKNTETEERAVVPQINQESISDNDTNTETLSLRKRSFSPWGGKRAGGVKVDQMWTWKRASRSREPSMPKRVRFSPWGGKRSGQVVYHPGSKVKRVIYSTSIPALTRILSNYSPSELPSDMTDYRFRPTYEKRHSIKIHGISPQSDHVREALPFKNYLSALPPLFKPGHPYVDLNLKNDGKRKVIFSQWGGKRTAPIIGPIWTPALNDVKEATLDAIILIRNNNIDEAKQESTKGL is encoded by the coding sequence aaGCATGTTGCACTACTGGCTTCTGGTGTCCTGGTTTGGCTCAGCAAGCCTGCAATACATCAACGTCGGGCCCACACCAGACACTCTCTTAGCCCCCGGCCTCTCAAACTTAAACGCCCACATCCCATACGTCAACTACTACAGCCTTTCGCCCCAGGGCGATTTCAACGTGCAGAACGACCCCATCGATAACGCGGACGCCTTCAACAGATTTTATCCCAGCGGGGACTATCCTCCCGCCGATCGTAAACGACGAACTATTAATGAAGAATCAAGAAACTGGTTACCAAATCTACTGGACAgccaaaaaaatactgaaaccGAAGAGAGAGCCGTTGTACCCCAAATAAACCAGGAGTCCATCTCAGACAACGACACGAATACGGAAACCTTGAGCCTTCGGAAAAGAAGCTTTAGCCCATGGGGCGGCAAGCGGGCGGGAGGCGTCAAGGTCGACCAAATGTGGACCTGGAAGCGCGCCAGTCGCAGCAGAGAGCCCAGCATGCCCAAAAGGGTGCGTTTTAGCCCCTGGGGAGGCAAAAGGAGCGGTCAAGTAGTATACCACCCCGGCAGTAAAGTCAAGAGGGTAATTTACTCAACTTCCATACCGGCGCTCACGAGGATTTTATCCAACTATTCACCCTCTGAACTACCATCAGATATGACGGATTACCGATTTAGGCCAACATATGAAAAGAGGCACTCAATCAAAATTCATGGTATTAGCCCTCAATCAGACCACGTACGCGAAGCGTTACCGTTTAAGAACTATCTATCAGCTTTACCACCCTTATTTAAGCCTGGTCATCCATACGTGGACTTGAATTTGAAAAATGACGGCAAGAGAAAGGTTATATTTAGCCAATGGGGAGGGAAGCGAACGGCACCTATAATTGGACCTATATGGACACCAGCTCTAAACGACGTGAAGGAGGCTACTTTAGATGCCATTATACTTATCAGGAATAATAATATTGATGAAGCCAAACAAGAATCGACGAAAGGACTGTAA
- the LOC125227281 gene encoding putative peptidyl-prolyl cis-trans isomerase dodo, with product MSQDSDPPLPEGWEMRTSRSTGMTYFLNSYTKKSQWERPEAPADPGEIRCCHILIKHAGSRRPSSWREEKINRTKEDALDALKGYRKQIVSKNAQFVDIASKYSDCSSAKRGGDLGMFGRGQMQAPFEEEAFKLKVGQLSKPIETESGYHIILRTV from the coding sequence ATGTCTCAAGACAGCGACCCTCCACTACCAGAAGGATGGGAGATGCGGACCAGCCGATCTACTGGCATGACATACTTCCTCAACAGTTACACGAAGAAGTCACAATGGGAGAGACCAGAGGCCCCTGCGGACCCGGGTGAGATACGTTGCTGCCATATCCTGATTAAGCATGCTGGCAGCCGGAGGCCATCTTCATGGAGGGAAGAGAAGATAAACCGGACTAAAGAGGATGCTTTAGATGCCCTTAAGGGGTATCGCAAGCAGATAGTTTCTAAAAATGCTCAGTTTGTTGATATTGCATCAAAGTATTCAGATTGCTCGTCAGCAAAAAGAGGTGGTGATCTAGGAATGTTCGGGCGAGGCCAAATGCAGGCTCCATTTGAAGAAGAAGCTTTTAAGCTTAAAGTTGGACAGCTGAGTAAGCCTATTGAGACAGAATCTGGATATCACATTATTTTAAGGACTGTTTGA